CTGAAAAGCCGGGAGAGTGTTCTTTAATAATAGATCTGCGCGGAGAGAGCGGCGAGTTGAATCGCTCCTGCGGGGAACGTAATCAATCCCCTGCTTGTGGACCCCCTAACCCCCATCTAAAAAACAAGGCTTTTAGCACCATGGTGAGCAAGTCTACAGTTTGGAAAATTAGACTTCTTTATAAATGCACGGCAGCCTCAAACCCTTGTGATGGATAATAAAGAATAGCGCTTTAATTAAGTGATAAATATTTAACAGCCAACCTGATTATACAAGAGCTGGCTGCGGCAGGATTGTCAGAGGCCGCTAACgaggaaaaattaaaacatatgCCACTGATTGGACAAAAATAATCAGGTGTAAACAAAACAACGGAGTCCAAATGCAACCGCGACATCTGCTCCATCGAGGAAAGAGCTGTTTTCTCCACAacagcaaagaagaaaaatccaAAAACTGTTGATTTGTCAAATTTGTGTGGCGACAGACTGAGCTGTCATCTCTGCAGGAAAGTGAACAGCTGTGTGGCCGCAGTGCTtgtttaaaaagagaaatgatatatatataaaaaagagaagaaacaaaggCTGGAGTTTGGTTTTTTCTTGTTAGTTGTTATTGGAATTATGACAAATAATCTTAAATCCTAAAGTGGCTtcaaagcaaacacagacacagtgacactatgtttgtttactttaagCTGCTGTTTCAAAGTCAATTTTAGATGAGATTTGGTCTTTTAGAAATTCCTTTTCCTTTAAGGCGGTTTGTGCATTTCCAAGGAGGAGAAATGAGATCAAAGATGTGCTCACACATCAGTGCAAGTGCAAGTCCTGCCTGTTTCATGAAGACTTTTTAGAGAAATGTAACCTCATGTAACAGCAGTTCAGGATGTGCAAAAGCATAAAGCCTGCACCTAGAGCACCTGCAAttgctcgattaatcgattactaatcgattactaaattaatcgtcaactattttggtaatcgaAGAATCGGttcgaagcttttttcatgattaaaacaagatttctgattgttttagcttcttcagtgtgaatattgtcttcattgacatttttttaacgttttctgacattttatggaccaagcgattactcgattaatcgtgagaacaatcaacagattcatAGATTATGACAATAATCATTATTTACAGCTATTTTctaatctgacttgattttaaaagcaTGGGGGACACAAAGAACTTTGTAACCGATTTTCCAGAGTACAAGGAAAGCACAGAGTcgaggggtgtcaaacatacagcccgtgggccagaaccgaCCCGCCcaagggtccaatccggcccgcagggTGTATTTTGTTAATCATAATCTAATCTTacatgtttatactgtaaatatcaagcccacactgtatatattctggaaaCTGTCCATTATGTATgttctatttttacttttttcatatTGTACTTTCTTGGACATgcaagtttattatttattaggtTGACTGTCTTTGCAGCTggataaaggactatcttatcttatcttatcttatcttatgtgAAATGCTATATTGGTCCGTTTCAGTTGCCTCTGTAGATCCAGTGTGATCCGTGCGTcgtcatgcatgtgtgtgaatagTAAACgtttacattaaatgtaaaacacatgggAAAAATGTGGAGAttgtgttgtttataggttattatgcttattattttactggtctgtCCAGTATGTGACCCCCTGGACTGGACGACCCAGTCAAGACGTTGTTTCATcagtctgttaatccctcacactacacttcaggataatttggccagataatctgttcaaatcagaaGACACACCAGATTGGGACTAAAATCTGGCCAATGATCCCCTAGTGTGGGGCAGGTTTGAATACATATGCAATGATTGACTAAAATAGTCaatgtcaaaataataaaaaagcacaaattcattcatttctcacTACAGCACACTAACAGAATCTGGATTAAAGATGAGATTATAACAAAAGTTCTGCAACTGTCCTTTATGGCTGGTGTTTTttgtctctcccctctccctctctctctctcttctatccATCACTATTATCCaccctgctccctctctctctctctctctctccctgttgaGGCTTTTTGGAAGTGACGCTCATTTAGCCGTTAGCCGCCCAGTCAGCTGTCAGCTCCCTCTGTCCGTCTGCTGCCCCGCAGGTCGCCGCCGTCTTGCATTTTCTATTAGTagataataatcataataatagtaataatgataatcataataataatagtgatgtGGAAGATACATTTCCCTCACGCATGTAAAAGAAGGGTGTGTTTTTATGCGACGACGACAGCGACTTGTCCTTGTGCGAGACCTTTCATCTGCATCTGTCGCACTTTGAAGTATTCGCCTCCCGTTTCCAGAGTCGTCGTGATTATTCCCGCGCCGCGTCCTCCTCCGCTCAACCTTTGACCTTCATTAAGAAAACTTCCTTCCTGTTTCCTTATTGTGTCTCCTGCTTTTTAATCCTTTCCGGCTTAAATGGCACATCGCCTGATTTGCATTTGAACTCCTCTTGCTCATCTATACAGGCAGCAGGCggctcaagtgtgtgtgtgtgtgtgtgtgtgtgtgagacctaaGCAGCGTCTATATTTAGAATGAaacctgtgttttgtttgaagcCTGAATCAGCAGATGGAGGGACATCACAGTGGAAGGCCAAAGTGCTCGTCAGCCAGgtggtagagagagagaggcaaacagagagagagagagggggtgaaTACAGATAAAGGTGGCTATTGctttagaataataataatataattatctAATAAAAAGAATGATTCATCAATGTGCTGCTGCCAGTACACGCACTGATGCACATCCGGAAAACAACACATCCAGCTCTATTTTAATTAAGGCCTCCATTATTTGCTTATACTTGcacagtcattttaaagttgtcattTGTGATTTATGGGTTGCCCTCcacttcacttttttaattttcttctggctgcttttttcttattattgttattattattatcattattattattattattatctgtagctagtttttgttttattgctgttttgcCCACCGCCgccaccttcttcttcttctccagacCGACAAAATATGACAAGAACATTACTCACCTTGTTTATTGTGACACAgggatattaaaaaaagagagagtgagtcctctgtgtttgtgtttgagaggCAGAGTGTAGAAGATAATCCACTTCATTCAGGGAAATGTCTTCATAATGAAATGCTAATTCCTGTCAATGGTGAATCCCTTGTATTATGGGATGCTGGGACGTTATATTTATTGACGTCGTGATACGCTCTTTGTCGCGTCGTTTTCACGCGtcactgaacacaacacaagagCTTTGACGGTGATCTGATGAAGCCGTTGTGTCGTATGGGAGTGAGaataagaggaggagagagtgtgcTCTGCTTTATTTATGCGTTAAATAATTGAAACAATTAATGttcctttccttttgtttgAAGCTCTTCATTTGGTTGAACATTTGACTTTTCATCTGGACGAGTCTTTTGCCCGCTTCTTTGACTCAATTGTCAAAACCCTGTAATAAAAGCAGATTCCTCGACTTTCGAAACGAAAAAGTTTCGCTCTCATATGTCTGTGTAGTTGTGTCCCACGTTGTCGCTCTCCTTTTTGTCAGTCTCATTTTACTGGGATTTTGCATCTTCTGCCTTTTTTCATTACAACCTCATTGTCTCCTTCCCCTGCCAGGCGTTGCTGAAGATGGACTGCCAGGGCCTGGTTGCCAGGTTGGTCCTGGATTTTGTCTTGTTGACCACAGCGGTGGAGGTGGCGTCCCGGTGGAGGGAGCTGGCCGAGAAACTGGCGCGAGTGTCGAGGCAGCAGATGGAGGCTTACGAGGCTCCACACCTGGACAAGAACGGACTGCTGGACAACGAGGTGAGACGGGAGACGTGTCCTCTCTATTGGTTCATCTGTTGCTTTCACTAAAaaccctcccctctcctcctccccctgatCCTTCAGTCCATGTGGAAGCCGGCGTACGACTTCCTCCTGACGTGGGCGGCGCACATCGGGGACAGCTACCGCGACATCATCCAGGAGCTTCACCTCGGCCTGGACAAGATGAGGAACCCCATCACCAAGAGGTGGAAGCACCTCACCGGCACGCTCATCCTCGTCAACTGCCTGGACACCCTGCGTGGCGCCGCCTTCTGTCCCACCGGATACGGAGACTTTGCTGTCTGaatgttattattctattattttttaaaagtgcatgaGGATTTTTACCTGGATCTATTTTCTGAGATCACTAAGCATCTGTCCTGGACATGATGACTTAAGATGATAATTAGACTGTTTGGGAAACGTGAGTGTATTTTATACCTCTACTTTATTTCCCCTTCaccttctttttctgtctgacttcACTTCCCAAGAAGAAAcgttgttcttgttttgtcttcatCTCCCGTCGTACACGGCTAAAGTTTCTCCTTTCAGTCTCCGACCGTGTTCAGAATGTCACTTTCCAATTAaaggtttgtatgttttatcTTTCTCCGCTCTTTCTTACTTCGAATCACAAATGTTGACAACTTTTGACAAagatttgccaaaaaaaaaagctgctttacaaaCTTTGCAGTAAAGCTACCGCACAGCCCCTGATGCaatatatatttctattttttatacctgcacaacaataacacacaacatattGTTATATTCGGTTGTTTTTTGCCCcacttattcttttttttttaaactagatCCACATAGAAATATTTTAAAGCTAATGCGGTGAAGATAGAAAGCAGAAAATGCACATTACCATGACAACCAGGGACACTGGAAAGGATACTGCGAGTGTGCGGTTAAATTGTGTCGTCGTTTTGACATTAACCAATTATTTTTACATGCACCCAATGATTCAGCGCGTGCTCCGTGTTTGCAGTTCTCAGCTTAATACGTTGGTTTGAGAACAAACACCACTCTCCTCTCAGTGGTAAAAGCTCAATCAAGGAATAAATCCACCCTATTATTAGTTAATCGAGTCAGAATTAGGATTATCCAGGAGCTGCCACAGACACCAAGAGCAACAAGAACAATCTGGTGTCTGAACACCAGGATCAGTGCCAGGATGTCGCCACCGAGGAGGGTGAGTTTGAAGAAGACATCTGCCAAACCTCACGTCACCTCCTGTTCTCTGACATATTCTTGACCACGTCAGGAATGTTTAttgtggacattttcaaaactgttgttttaataaaaaaaaatgatttattatctCAAGTCATTGGTTGATGATTCTGATTTTATTCCATCACCAGATTCCAAGTTTTAGTTTGTCTCGTTTTGACTAGGGTCGTCCTTCTTTTAGTGtggatttcctgttttattttcacctctTGTGAAACTTTGTCTGCTTTCCCGCCTTTTTCCATGACCTGCCCCGCCCCTGATTAGTTCCACCTGTGTGTCGTTGTCTCCCCCTTTCTGGTATGTATTTAAACTCACTGCTTTCCCCCCCCTTCTGTTTTCTCTCAGATTTTCTGTGTCACTTTCatctgttttgctgtttttgtgctCTTCACTTTCCTTTGCTGTGTTctgattttacatttaacagGTTTTTCTTACCTGCTCTGACCCGTGAGTTGTCATTTGGGTTCTGTAGTCCTGTATATTGGCAAATATAACTCATTAGTTTGGTTTGGATGTTTGTTGAAGAGGAAGAAGCTATAAAAATGTGCTTGGCACTGATAAATCATTCATGGGGGCAGtggtatactgtacatgtgctatttttaccactagatggcagcattATGTTTAATTTGCAGTGTCTCTGCAGGTTCAGAACATTTCCCACAGAGCAGGCAGCAGAGGTTCTGTGCTCTCTGTTACTCTGTGCTCCATGCACCCGCTCCATGTCCTGTCCGGATGGAGGAATCCGTCCCAGgatgctcttcttcttcttcttcttcttctttctgcaaGGTTCACGTCAAACGCCATCACGTGTCTAATGGCGTGTAAAGGTTATAAATCCTCTTACAAGACAGTAAAGCTTTattgcagcagagagagagggagagatcaCACACAAATCATCTCACACACAATTATTCATGCCTGACACCACACATGAACGCACACACGGCCctttctttaatttcatttacttCATTAAAGCGTGTGATTAGTCACAGTGAGAGGACAGGCCACCTTGAGAGTCATTCTTTACCTCTCGATGACTCACCCTCCATATCCCTgctcgtgtttgtgtgtgtgtgtgtgtgtagtgtagtgcCTATATtaacttcaaaaacacattaaaaatgtatgcattCATCTatttaatgtacatttaatgGTCTGTTATAGTCAGTCatacattatgaaaatgattattGTTCTCCTGGTAACAGGATACATATTTACAGGAACATAAAACCTGGTTCTTGTGCAaattcttcatttgttttttttgttttgttttgttttgtctattaTGACTCCAACATCCGCTTTACTTTGAAAAACTGGCTGGAAAAAAAGAGTGGTTGATGGTGTAGTTGTTGTTGGAGTGataataaatgttatttcaCCACTAGGTGTCAGCATTGACGCTGTTTCGGTGGACCTACTCGTCTCCATGCGCAGAGGAAGCACAAGCGCGCACAGCGTCGACGGatacctttcaaaataaaacgccTCAGTCGTCACTCGCGTGTTTTTTACTCGCGTTTCTGGTTCAGATTCAAACAAAGCGTTTACGTTTTGAGGGACCGTGACGTCACCAGAACACGTCTTTGGTGTTTCCTGGGGTAACTTGACGCATTTTTTTACAGGTCGACGCTCAGAGAGGCTGGTCCTCACGTCACGCAccacgactgtgtgtgtgtgtgtgtgtgtgtgtgtgtgtgtgcgcgcgcgtgtgttaCTACACGAGCTGCAACGCAATTGGACACACGAACAGATCAGAGACATGATGTGACACTCGACCGCGCGTAATTTACGCATTTGGAGAGCGGTGCGCGCTGCGAACTCACAGCTGTAACGGTGTCGATTGCGCCGCGCGTGGAATCGCctgatgctgatgttgttgGAGTGAATCCAGGGATGCTGCGGCGTGTCTGGCTGCCCGAGTGCCGCCGCGCAACGTGGGGCTGCGCCCTCCACTTCTGCTGAGCCGCGGCACAGGCGTCCTTTGGTGTGCGTTTTTCGAAAATGCATTGACCCTAATCTGGAGGGAATCGCCCGCTATGGATCACTCAGGAGACATTTAAGCATCTCCTGCGGTGATATCGCTCGTTGCTGAGACGGTGGGAGCGCATGTTGTTTCTCCTCCAGCCTGCAAGATGGGGAATAGTTTCTCTAATTTGGCCGCTTTCCAGTCCTTGCACATAGTCATGCTCGGGCTGGACTCTGCGGGCAAAACCACCGTGCTGTACCGGCTTAAATTCAACGAGTTCGTCAACACGGTGCCCACGATCGGATTCAACACGGAGAAGATCCGGCTCGGCGGCGCGGGGGCCTCCAGAGGCATCAGCTGCCACTTCTGGGACGTCGGGGGCCAGGAGAAGCTGCGGCCCCTGTGGAAGCCCTACAGCCGCTGCACGGACGGGATCGTGTACGTGGTGGACTCCGTGGACGCAGAGAGGCTCGAGGAGGCCCGGACCGAGCTGCACAAGATCACGCGCTTCTCTGAGAACCAGGGGACCCCGCTGCTGGTCATCGCCAACAAGCAGGACCTGCCCCGGGCGCTGGATGTTGGGGAGATCGAGAGGCAGCTGGCTCTGGCCGAGCTGAGTCCCTCCACTCCGTATCACGTCCAGCCGGCCTGCGCCATCATAGGAGAGGGGCTGGATGAGGGCATGGACAAACTGTATGAGATGATCgtgaagaggaggaagtcactgaagcagaagaagaagaggcagtGATGACAGGGATTTTGGGGCTGGATGACTTGGAATTGATAAATCTCTATGACTGAAATATTGTAGGGTGGATTATAAAGTGGTAGCCTGCGtagcagattaaaaaaaaaatcctttatgAAGCTTAAATATCCTCATTAGTCTCCATGGGAAAATATGTATAGTGATGCCACATGAGTTTAAGAACATATATATTATAGAGGGACAGAGTTAACCTGAAATTCATTTACCAACcgttttattttccaaaaaaacaaccacatggACATCGTCACAGATAAGATAACAAGCAATGGATGAGCCGATATGATATTGAGTATTGATATTGGTCCGATACAGAATCAGATACTAAACTCAGGCCATAAAGTGAAATGTTCACCAGGGAGGATCAGACgtattttaagataaaagaaGACAAGCAGATAAGTataattttgtaaaaataataataataataatatggtcAATATCAGTATCATTATCGAACATGAAAAACCTACAATTGAACTAAACCTCTCATAAATGATCAAATCTGTTTGAGAGTCACTGGA
Above is a window of Solea senegalensis isolate Sse05_10M linkage group LG2, IFAPA_SoseM_1, whole genome shotgun sequence DNA encoding:
- the arl4ca gene encoding ADP-ribosylation factor-like 4Ca — translated: MGNSFSNLAAFQSLHIVMLGLDSAGKTTVLYRLKFNEFVNTVPTIGFNTEKIRLGGAGASRGISCHFWDVGGQEKLRPLWKPYSRCTDGIVYVVDSVDAERLEEARTELHKITRFSENQGTPLLVIANKQDLPRALDVGEIERQLALAELSPSTPYHVQPACAIIGEGLDEGMDKLYEMIVKRRKSLKQKKKRQ